CTCAGGAGTTAGGCGCTTCTGTCTTTGACCTTTTCCTTCTTGTTCCCACAGGTAGGGGCAAAGAGTTAGTTGATTGCGAGATCTCTGCCCAGGAGTATGAAGAGGTAATGAACTGGGTTTATGATAAATCCAAAGACTCTCACCTGAGGATAAAACTGACCTGTGCACCACATTATAACCGGGTCTTACTCCAAAGGGAAGAACATCCTTCGAATTCTATGACCAAGGGGTGCATGGGTGGTGTAACATTTGCTTTCATATCTCATATTGGCAAGGTGCAGATCTGTGGATTCTTAGAGATTGAATGTGGAGATATCAGAAGAAAGACTTTTCCTTATATTTGGGAGAACTCCGAGGTCTTCAAGATAATAAGAAAGATAGATTCCTATTGTGGAAGATGCGGATATTGCGAATATCGAAAGGTATGTGGTGGGTGCAGGGCTAGAGCATATGGAATAACTGGGGACTATTTAGCTGAAGAGCCGTATTGTGTATATGAGCCTAAATAAGATGGAACTTTTAACCTTACTCCAAAGAGATTTTCCTTTAATCTCAAAACCTTTTTCTGTATTAGCAGAGAGGTTAGCTATCTCAGAGAGAGATCTCTTGGCTAAGATAGAGAAGATTCTCTCTGAGCAGAGAATAGTCCGGATAGGACCTGTCTTCGACTCTAAAAGGTTGGGTTATAAAAGCACTCTTTTAGCAGCTAAAGTATCTCAAGAAAAGTTAGAACAGGTAGTACCTGTAATTAACCATCTTAGAAGTGTTACTCATAACTATTTGAGAGAGGATGAGTATAACTTATGGTTTGTCTTAATTGCCCCATCTGAGTTAGTTCTAAATAAAACTATTGCTGAATTAAAGGAAAGAACAAAGATAAGAAAGTTTCTCAACCTGAAACCCAAGAAGAGGTTTAAGATAAATACTAGCTTCGCATCGATCCAAAAGATTAATGAGATTAGAAAAACCTCTCCCGATCTACGGCTGGCAGAAGAGGATAGAAGACTGATTAACAAGTTGACCTATTCTATCCCATTAGTATCCGCTCCTTTCAAGAGGATTGGAGAAGGGTTAGGACTTGAGGAAGAGGAGGTCTTAAATAAGATCTCAAACTGGCTAAAACAAGGGATAATCAGAAGATTTTCAGCCGTAGTTAATCCGACTAAGATAGGATTTGAAGGTTCGGCTTTGGGGGTATGGAAGGTGGAGAAGGAAGAGGTAAATAAGGTTGGGAGATTGATGGCTGAATTTACAGAGGTAAGCCATTGCTACCAGAGGATTACCTGTCCTGAGTGGGGGTATAATTTCTATACTATGCTTCATGGAAAAGATAGAAAGGATTGCCAGAGGATTGCAGAGAAACTATCTCTAGAATCAGGTGCCACTGAATTTAAGCTTCTTTTTACCTTAAAGGAGCTGAAGAAAGAGACTATACACTATTTTGAGGAGGAAGGTGAGAAAGAGAGATGACTCAATTAATGGAATAAGAAGAAAATGCTACGATAACAGTCCACCAATTCTCATTATGAAAATTTCTTTTGCCGATTATAGCTCTTCTACGAAAGAAAAAAAGTGAATAAAATTAAGGATCGTATTCAAGAATTAATAAACTTAATTAATTACCATGATAGGAAGTATTACTTAGAAGCCCAATTAGAGATTTCAGACTTTGAATATGATCAGCTTTTTAAAGAGTTAAAGAATTTAGAAGAAGCACATCCTGCTTATCTTCAAACAAACTCTCCTACCCAAAGAGCAGGAGGGACTCCTTTAGATCATTTCCAACAAGTAGCTCATAAAATTCCGATGCTGAGCTTAGATAACACTTATTCTAAAGAGGAGTTAATAGAATTTGACCGCAGAGTAAAGAGATTGCTCAAAGAAGATAAGATTGAGTATGTAGCTGAACTTAAGATTGATGGAGTAGGCGCATCTCTTATCTATAAAGATGGTCTCTTTGTTCAAGGGGTAACCAGAGGAGATGGTCTCAGGGGGGATGATATTACTTTAAATTTAAAGACTATCCATAGCATTCCTTTATCTTTAAAGGAAAAAGTTAACTTTGAAGTTCGAGGAGAAGTACTTCTGAAAAAGAGTGATTTTATAAAGATAAACGAAGAGAGAATAAAGAATAATGAGCTTCCTTTTGCTAATCCAAGAAATGCTACCGCTGGAACATTGCACTTGTTAGATTCAAAGGAAGTAAGCAAGAGAAGATTGTCTATCTTTATTCACTCCGTATGTTATCTAGAAAATGAGCAATTTACCACTTATGAGGAGTCAATTAAGAAGTTTGAAAGACTTGGGTTAGTAACCGAAAGACACCGTAAGCTTTGTCGAAGAATAGAAGAGGTAATTACCTACTGCCAGGAATGTGAAGAAATAAAAAATAAATTAGATTATGAAGTGGATGGTATGGTAGTCAAGGTAAATTTAATTTCTCATCAAAGAATTCTTGGTTTTACAGCTCGTAGTCCTCGTTGGGCTATTGCTTATAAGTTTACTGCCCAACAAGGAACAACTATAATTAAAGATATCATCATTCAAGTAGGCAGAACAGGAGTCCTAACTCCAGTAGCTATTTTAGAACCGGTAAGAATAGCTGGTGCTTGGATTAAGAAAGCTACCTTGCATAATGAAGATGAAATTAAGAGAAAAGATGTGAGGGTGAATGATAGAGTGATAGTGGAAAGAAGTGGAGATGTAATCCCTAAAATAGTAGCGGTCTTGCCAAGCAAGGAACGGTCTTCTTCTTTTGAGTTTCCAAAAAGTTGCCCGGTATGCGGAAGTAGTGTTGTCAGAAAAACAGATGATGCAAAAACATTTTGTCCTTCCGTTGATTGCCGGGCTCAAGTTAAACGTCGGATAGCTTATTTTGCCAGTAAATCTTGTTTAGATATAGATGGATTAGGAGAAAAGATTGTAGATCAATTAGTAGAAGAGAAAATAATTACTAATATTTCAAGCTTATATCAGATTTATCAAGAAAAGGAGAAGATCTTATCTTTAGAAGGATGGCAAGAAAGATCGTTTCAAAATTTATGCCAAAGTATTGAAGCTTCTAAAAAAGCACCCTTGGCTAAGCTTATTAATGCCTTAGGCATACCCAATGTAGGAAGCCAAACCGCCCAAGTCTTAGTTTCTTACTTTAGCTCTTTAAAAAGACTTATGGAAGTTTCTCTGGAAGAGCTTATGGAGATAAAGGATGTTGGTCCTGCAGTCGCAGAGAGGATAGTAAATTTTTTTAGCCAAAAAGAAACTAAAGATCTTGTTACTGACTTAGAAAGTTATGGATTTGAATGTTTAAAAAAAGAAGATAAAAGACAAGAGATTAAAGAAAATATCTTCCTTGATAAAGAGTTAGTCATTACGGGAAATCTTAAAGAGTTTACCAGGGAGAAAGCTAAAGAGATCATAAGGGAGATGGGCGGAAAGATAAACTCTGAGGTGGGAAGAAATACTGACTATTTAATAGTTGGAGAAAAACCAGGTTCTAAATTAAAAAAGGCTAAAGAATTAGGAATAAAGATCTTGGAAGCAGAGATATTTAAAGAGGAGATAAAAAGATGGCTTGTTTCTTAATAACTAAGCTATACTCAGACACTACCGAAAATCTATTAGTCAGATAAACTTTAAGGTAAGGTTATGTATCAAATACTTATTTTAATTTTTCTTTTTATCACCCTTTTTATCACTCCTGATGCCTTCTCTCAAGATTTAAGAGTTAAGATTGGTAGTTTTAAAAATATCTATCTTTCTTCTCCCTTGCCTTATGGAATTGTTCAAAAAGAGAGTCAAGAGGTTTTATATCAAGGCGATCTAACTAAAGAGGTTACAGTTCTTGGGAGAGGCATTGATATTTCTGGAATAGGGATTTATAGAGATCCTTTAGTAATAGAGTCTAGTTCAAAATCTTTTATAAAAATAAATAACAAAAGGTATCGGGGAAGCTTAGAACTTAGTGTTTCTGGGGATAATATTAAAGTAATTAATATTATTGATCTAGAGCAATTTCTATCTGGAGTAATCGGTGGAGAGATGCCTCCTAAATGGCCTGAGGAGGCTCTTAAGGCTCAAGTTATAGCTTCAAGAACATTTGCTTTAAAAAATAGAGGTAAGCATAAAGAAGAAGGATATGACTTTTGCAATGGTTGGCATTGTCAAGTTTATAAAGGGGTAGATGCCGAAACTTTGGAAATAAGAAAGATTATAGATGAAACTAAGGGGTTGGTTTTAGTTTATAACAATATACTTGCTAATACTCCTTTTCATTCTTGTTGTGGCGGAGTTACGGCTAAGAGTAGCTTAGTTTGGAATAGCACAAGTGAATACCCATATTTAGAGTATGCGATAGATCCTTTTTGCAAAGAAGCCCCTCATCAAAGATGGAGAGAAATAGTTTCGGAAGATACCATAAGAAAGAAACTATCAAAAAGGGACAGTAGCTTAGGGGAAATATATAATATTACTCCTATCAATATAGGATTAGATGGAAGGGCTAAGAATATCTCAATTAACCACTCCAATGGAGAATTAATCTTAAATGGCAATGAATTTAGGTTAATTTTAGATCCAACCGTGATAAGAAGTACTCACTTTATTGGCATTGAAAAGATAAAAGATAGATTTGTCTTTTCTGGATATGGATGGGGACATGGCGTAGGGCTTTGCCAATGGGGA
This region of bacterium genomic DNA includes:
- a CDS encoding SpoIID/LytB domain-containing protein, translating into MYQILILIFLFITLFITPDAFSQDLRVKIGSFKNIYLSSPLPYGIVQKESQEVLYQGDLTKEVTVLGRGIDISGIGIYRDPLVIESSSKSFIKINNKRYRGSLELSVSGDNIKVINIIDLEQFLSGVIGGEMPPKWPEEALKAQVIASRTFALKNRGKHKEEGYDFCNGWHCQVYKGVDAETLEIRKIIDETKGLVLVYNNILANTPFHSCCGGVTAKSSLVWNSTSEYPYLEYAIDPFCKEAPHQRWREIVSEDTIRKKLSKRDSSLGEIYNITPINIGLDGRAKNISINHSNGELILNGNEFRLILDPTVIRSTHFIGIEKIKDRFVFSGYGWGHGVGLCQWGAKGMAESGKNYQEILRFYYPGTSLKDSSTSN
- the ligA gene encoding NAD-dependent DNA ligase LigA — encoded protein: MNKIKDRIQELINLINYHDRKYYLEAQLEISDFEYDQLFKELKNLEEAHPAYLQTNSPTQRAGGTPLDHFQQVAHKIPMLSLDNTYSKEELIEFDRRVKRLLKEDKIEYVAELKIDGVGASLIYKDGLFVQGVTRGDGLRGDDITLNLKTIHSIPLSLKEKVNFEVRGEVLLKKSDFIKINEERIKNNELPFANPRNATAGTLHLLDSKEVSKRRLSIFIHSVCYLENEQFTTYEESIKKFERLGLVTERHRKLCRRIEEVITYCQECEEIKNKLDYEVDGMVVKVNLISHQRILGFTARSPRWAIAYKFTAQQGTTIIKDIIIQVGRTGVLTPVAILEPVRIAGAWIKKATLHNEDEIKRKDVRVNDRVIVERSGDVIPKIVAVLPSKERSSSFEFPKSCPVCGSSVVRKTDDAKTFCPSVDCRAQVKRRIAYFASKSCLDIDGLGEKIVDQLVEEKIITNISSLYQIYQEKEKILSLEGWQERSFQNLCQSIEASKKAPLAKLINALGIPNVGSQTAQVLVSYFSSLKRLMEVSLEELMEIKDVGPAVAERIVNFFSQKETKDLVTDLESYGFECLKKEDKRQEIKENIFLDKELVITGNLKEFTREKAKEIIREMGGKINSEVGRNTDYLIVGEKPGSKLKKAKELGIKILEAEIFKEEIKRWLVS
- a CDS encoding radical SAM protein; amino-acid sequence: MNVLLPNLIAWEITRSCNLNCKHCRAKASLGPYPGELSTQECFKLLDDIAALAKPIIILTGGEPMLREDIYDIAKHGNSLGFKVVMAPCGLLINEKTARKIKEANIQRISVSLDGATEELHDLIRGFNGAFKGALRGIKYAKEAGIDFQINTTVSKYNLKEIPHILDLAQELGASVFDLFLLVPTGRGKELVDCEISAQEYEEVMNWVYDKSKDSHLRIKLTCAPHYNRVLLQREEHPSNSMTKGCMGGVTFAFISHIGKVQICGFLEIECGDIRRKTFPYIWENSEVFKIIRKIDSYCGRCGYCEYRKVCGGCRARAYGITGDYLAEEPYCVYEPK